The region TTTACTGTTGCGATGAAGGCGCAACTATACACTGCCGATAAAACGAGTCGCTTCTTTGGCTGGCGGCGAACTGACCTGCTTCGCCAATTATGTCAAGGTACAGATTGGAGATATCGTCTTTATTGAGATAAGCCCAAATCGCTTTAATAGAAGTTTGATATGGTTGTCACTCTCGAATAACTGCCATAATTCGTCCTTGAGTTTGTCGGCTACGACGAATATTCGTTCGTCAGCATAACACTTTGATTAATATAAGATGATTGCTATACCACTTGCGGATTTAAAATCCGTCGCTGCAAAATCGCCATACCGCTTCAATTTCAATTCAGGTTTAGAGTATTAAGCTGATGTCGAGCAAACTTAACCCCACGCAACGCGAAGCAATCAAATATCTGGATGGTCCCCTCCTGGTGCTGGCCGGGGCCGGCAGCGGCAAGACGCGTGTCATCACGCACAAGCTTGCTTATCTCATCGAAGATTGCGGCTATTCGCCGCGCAACGTGGCCGCCATCACTTTCACCAACAAAGCCGCAAACGAAATGCGCGAGCGCGTCGGAAAGCTGTTGAGCGGACGCGATGCCAAGGGTATGACCATCAGCACCTTCCATGCGCTAGGCATGCAGATCCTGCGCGAGGATGGGCCGCTACTCGGCTACAAGAAGCAATTCTCCATATTCGATAGCGCCGATACGGGAAAGATCATCAGCGAACTGCTGGGCAGTCCGGACAAACAGGAGATTCGCACCGCGCAAAGCGTGATGTCGAACTGGAAGGCTGCCTTCCTCACGCCGCAGCAAGCGGAAAGTCAGGCCGAAAACGAAGAACAACAACGCATCGCCCTGCTCTATGCGCGCTACCAGGAAACGTTACGCGCTTATCAGTCGGTGGACTTCGACGACCTCATCCGACTGCCGGTGGAACTGTTCAAGGCAAATGCAGAAGCACTCCAGCGCTGGCAGCAGCGCTTCCGCTACCTGCTCATCGACGAATACCAGGACACCAACGATTGCCAGTACCAGATGATGAAGCTGCTGGCGGGCGACCGGGCCGCCATCACCGCGGTGGGTGACGATGACCAGGCCATCTATGCCTGGCGCGGCGCGAGCACGGCCAATCTGCACAACTTGCAGAAAGACTATCCCACCCTGCGCGTCATCAAGCTGGAGCAGAACTACCGCTCTTCGCAGCGCATCCTGCAAAGCGCCAACCACCTCATCAAGAACAACACCAAGCTGTTCGAGAAGAACCTGTGGAGCGAACATGGTCCCGGCGATCCGGTGCGCGTGTTCGCGGCAAAAGATGAAGAAAATGAAGCGGAATCCGTGGTGCTGCGTCTGTTGGCGCACAAGTTCGAGAACCGTACCCGCTTCGCCGATTACGCCATCCTCTATCGCAGCAACCATCTGTCGCGCGTGTTTGAGGAGCAGCTGCGCACCCACAAAGTGCCTTACACCGTCAGCGGCGGCACCTCGTTTTTCGACCATGCCGAGATCAAGGATCTTACCGCCTACCTGCGCCTGATTGCCAATCCCGACGATGATCCCGCCTTCATCCGTGCGATCACGACACCCAAGCGCGGCATTGGCAACAGCACACTGGAAAAATTGGCGACACATGCCGGCTCGCGCAACATCAGCCTGTTCGAGGCGGCGTTTGACGGCGAAATGGCACATCATCTGCAGTCGCGCCAACATGAAGATCTGCTCACCTTCTGCAACTTCATCAATCGTATGCAGGCTCGAGCCGAAAAAGAACCATGCAGCGAAGTGTTGAATGACCTGCTCTCCGCCATCGACTACGAAGCCTGGTTATTTGACAGCCACGAACCGCGTCAGGCGGAAAATAAATGGAACAACGTGCAGGATTTCACCGGCTGGATGAATCGCAAATCCGAAACAGACGAAAAGACCATGATTGCAATGACGCAGTTGATTGCGCTGCTCAACCTGCTCGAATCGCGCGACCAGGAAACCGATGCCGTATCGCTTTCCACACTGCACGCTGCCAAGGGACTGGAGTTCGGTCACGTATTCCTGGTCGGCGTGGAAGAGAACATCCTGCCGCACGAGCGCAGCGAATCGCCGGAGCAGATCGAGGAAGAACGCCGTCTGATGTATGTCGGCATCACCCGCGCCCAGCGCTCGCTGCAGATCAGTTACTGTACCCGACGCAAACGCGGCAAGGAATTTTCCGGCTGCGATCCCAGCCGCTTTATCGCCGAACTGCCGCAGGCGGACATCGTTTATTCCGGGGTCGCGACGGTGGGTAACGCGCCTGCGGTCACCAAGGATGAAGGAATGGACAAGTTGGCACGGCTGAAGGCAATGTTGAAATGAATATGTCCTGAGCCACAGCCCGTGGCCGTACTTCGTTCATTGCACCTAGTGCAAATGATGCAGATCCAGTTTGCGCAGTCTGGGTGCCATAAAAGCGGTAGTCGACACGACAACCAGCGTCATGGTTCCGCCAAAGATGACTGATGGAACCAGTCCCATCAGCCGTGCAGCGAGGCCGGACTCGAACGCACCCAGCTCGTTGGATGAACCGATGAATATCCCGTTGATGGAAGCGACGCGGCCGCGCATCGTATCCGGCGTTGCCAGCTGCATGATGGTGGTGCGCATGACCACCGACACGCCATCGCAAATACCGGACAGCATCAGCAACAGCGCAGCAAGCCAGAAATAGTTACTCATGGCGAATGCAATGATGCAGACGCCAAACCCCGCCACTGCCGCAAGCAGCCAGCGCCCGGCATGTTTATTGATGGGATGCCTTGCGAGGAAGATGCCTATCATGATGGCTCCGACAGCGGGAGCGGCACGCAGGATGCCCAAACCTTCGGGACCGTAGTGGAAAATCTCCTGCACGAAAGCCGGCAACATGGCGACCGCACCGCCAAACAGCACCGCGAACATGTCCAGCGCCTGCGCTCCCAGGATGATCTGGTTGCCGAACACAAAGCGCAACCCTTCTCCTATGCTGGAAAATATGGGGGACGCTTTTGCGGGAGGCGGCTCCTCGATGCGCAAAGACAGCAACGTCAGGGCCGCACTCATGGCCAGGACCGCAGACACTGCATACGCACTCGTCAGGCTGGCCCAGGCGACCAATGCCCCGCCGAGCGCCGGTCCTGCGACCAATCCCAACTGGAAGATCGAGCTTCCGACCCCGGCAGCGCGCGCATATTGATCGCGCGGCAATGCCAGCGCGAACAGCGAGTTGTAAGAAGGACTGATGAACGCGCGCGCCACTCCGCCGCAGGCAATTGAGCCATAAATCCACAGCACAGGGTCCTTCAACGTCATAAAGGTAGTGGCTACCAGCACCAACGCGTTCACGCTCGTCAACAGGCCGGCCATCACGCCGAACTTGCGCCGCGAATGATGATCGATCGCATAACCGGCAAATAGCGCGCAACTGAAATACGGGATTACTTCGGCCAGGCCGATAAGCCCGAGCGCCAGCGTATCGTGCGTCAGTTCATAGATGTGCCATCCGACCACGACCGCGATGATTTGGTAGGCGAGAACAATTTGAATCCGAAAAGCCAGTAGCTTGAGAAAAGCGGGATTGCGCAAGGGGTGCATCGGGGATGGGGGAAAAGATTGTGGCATAGTTCAGCAGATGTCCTCGTTATCCAGCAAAGGATTCAAGTATCGGCCGACCTTTGCCTGTTGGATAGCGTTCACGCTGCAAAATGTGGCGGGCTTAAATCTATTTCCCGTTCGTCATATGCTTATATATCGCTTCCGCGGTCTGCTCCAGAAGCGCAACATCCAGCACGCCGATGCATTGTTCCGCGACTTCGATGCCGTCCAGCACGCTGGAGCGTTCGGCTTCTGTTATCTCCCATATGCCGGTCGAATCCCCCCGTCTGCGCACCTCGATCAATGTCAGGATGGCGGCATCCAGGGTTTCGATGGCATTGACGATCCGGGTATTCTTGTTCTCGAGAGCGGTGCGGACGACCGAGATTGCCGTCGCCAGGCGTGAGAATGCAATGACGGTGAAACGTCCTTCGCATGCAGCTTCGTAAGGCAGGTGCATGTCCATCGCGTAGATGTCTTTCAGACCTTGCGTGACCGGAACCCGCAAAGGCGGACGTTTCTTGCTCATTCTGTACAAACCTTCCAGATAATTTTTTTGCTTTACGGACTTTCCTGTCTAGCTGCAGGAAAATATCAGACAAGTGCGGCATTCAATTCAGTGCCAGAATTCCTTTTGTGCCGCGTATCTTTCCCAGGCTTTGCGGAACTCTGCGATGCGTTCGGCGTAGTCGTGTTCCATCCATCCGCGCACAAGCATGAGTGTATCGTGCCGAGCGGCATTATCCAACTCCGCCAGCAAGCGGTGTGCCACGGCAATGTCATTCAGGACACCCAGGATATCCTGCAATTCGGTCAATACCGTCAAGTAGTTGCCCGACTTTGAACCGGGAAACAAGGCACCGAACATATCGATGCTGTACCGGAGTTTTTTGCAGGCAATGCGCAAAGCATGAAGTTGTGCGGGGTCTTCGCCAAGCAAGCCCTTGCCGTGCACAAGGACTTGTTTGCTGCGCTTATCCAGGATACGTGTCGCGAATTTTTCCAGCGTAGCTTCGGACTCGGCCGACTGCAGACCATGCATCCACGCGCCAAAGCGCAGCAGCAAGCGTTGAAAATCCTGTGAGGCGAGGCTGCCTTCCATTCCGGCATGCTGGTGTTTGCGCATCCGATCAGCCGCATTGAGGACTTCCCGCAGCCCGTCATGATCAGGCAATCGGGCAAGGATCGGTACCAGCGTTTGAGTGACGAACACATCCCATTCACGCGCACGTCCCAGTTCCACACATAGTCTCGCCATCTGCAGACGCAGAGCCGCCAATTCGGCGTCATCGGGACGATGTCGCTGGGCGATGGCGAGCACCACGCGCAGACGTCGCAGCCCGACACGGACCTGATGCAGATACTCCTCGTCCAGTTTAAGCAACGCACCCGGCACGTTGGACTGCACATGAGACAGGAATGCGCTTATCAGACTTTGAAGGGCAACAGTGACCGGTTGAAGTTTTTTCAGGGCCGGAAACCTGACCTTGCTTACCGACGGCTTTGCTCCGGAAAACAGCAAATACCCGTATTCTGCCTTGCTGGTATGTTCGACATCCATCGGTACAATATTGAGCAGGGCCAGCGCCAGTTTGAACAGTTGCTGTGGAGATCCGGATTTCAGCTCGAGTTCCAGTTCCGAGATCGGGCCGGTTGACTGTCCGGCACGTATCTCGCCGCTGTCCATGCACAGCTCTATCTCGGCTCCTTCGAATTCCAGCATGCGCACGTTGCGCGAGAATTCGGTGACGAAAACAGGCTGCAGCCGATTGCGCACGCCGTGCGGCAGCTGACCGCCGCCGGCTTTGAGCAGGGCAAAATCCAGTTGTTCGGACGGGACCGGGGTTTCCCATTCGTTGCGCTGATGCAGGCCCGCGCTGACCTCTCCGCCGCCCTTCAGCGTCTGCACGAATTGCTTGCCTGCCCGTCGCAGCCGCAAAGCCATCGCCTGGCGGCGCAATTCAAGGTCTGCGGTATCGTAATAGATACTGTAGAGCTTGAGCGTGCGGGCGCGGCTGGCAGATAGAGAGCGAAGAAATGGATGCCGCTTGAGCCTGATCAGATTTTCAGGCGCAATGTGCAGCTTGAGTTCGGTTTCGATCGCCACAACGGACTCAGAGCAGGACTGGACTGTCCGGCAGTTCGTTGATCTTGCCGGCACCGATTTGCGGGTAATGTTGCGCAAGATGGCTGCCCACGCTGCGAATTCCGGCAATGACGCCTTGTTCGAACTTGCCCTGACGGAATGCGTTCTCCATCTCCTGACAGACCGCTTCCCAAATTGCCGGGCCAAGCCTGACGTGAATGCCACGATCCGCAACGATCTCGACTTTCCGGTCGGCAAGCAGCAAATAGATCAACACGCCGTTGTTATGTTCGGTATCCCAGACGCGCAGCTTGGAAAAGACTTCGATAGCCCGTTCGCGCGCGGTCTGTCCGGCAAGCAGGGGCTTGATATCCAGGGCAGCTTCAACCGCAAATCGGATCTGTCCAGCATGCATCTTCTCCGCTTCGGCTATGGC is a window of Sideroxydans sp. CL21 DNA encoding:
- a CDS encoding UvrD-helicase domain-containing protein, whose amino-acid sequence is MSSKLNPTQREAIKYLDGPLLVLAGAGSGKTRVITHKLAYLIEDCGYSPRNVAAITFTNKAANEMRERVGKLLSGRDAKGMTISTFHALGMQILREDGPLLGYKKQFSIFDSADTGKIISELLGSPDKQEIRTAQSVMSNWKAAFLTPQQAESQAENEEQQRIALLYARYQETLRAYQSVDFDDLIRLPVELFKANAEALQRWQQRFRYLLIDEYQDTNDCQYQMMKLLAGDRAAITAVGDDDQAIYAWRGASTANLHNLQKDYPTLRVIKLEQNYRSSQRILQSANHLIKNNTKLFEKNLWSEHGPGDPVRVFAAKDEENEAESVVLRLLAHKFENRTRFADYAILYRSNHLSRVFEEQLRTHKVPYTVSGGTSFFDHAEIKDLTAYLRLIANPDDDPAFIRAITTPKRGIGNSTLEKLATHAGSRNISLFEAAFDGEMAHHLQSRQHEDLLTFCNFINRMQARAEKEPCSEVLNDLLSAIDYEAWLFDSHEPRQAENKWNNVQDFTGWMNRKSETDEKTMIAMTQLIALLNLLESRDQETDAVSLSTLHAAKGLEFGHVFLVGVEENILPHERSESPEQIEEERRLMYVGITRAQRSLQISYCTRRKRGKEFSGCDPSRFIAELPQADIVYSGVATVGNAPAVTKDEGMDKLARLKAMLK
- a CDS encoding TPM domain-containing protein, with the protein product MNFKRILKHLSVSHAAMRRVFPRKALENIEHAIAEAEKMHAGQIRFAVEAALDIKPLLAGQTARERAIEVFSKLRVWDTEHNNGVLIYLLLADRKVEIVADRGIHVRLGPAIWEAVCQEMENAFRQGKFEQGVIAGIRSVGSHLAQHYPQIGAGKINELPDSPVLL
- a CDS encoding MFS transporter — encoded protein: MPQSFPPSPMHPLRNPAFLKLLAFRIQIVLAYQIIAVVVGWHIYELTHDTLALGLIGLAEVIPYFSCALFAGYAIDHHSRRKFGVMAGLLTSVNALVLVATTFMTLKDPVLWIYGSIACGGVARAFISPSYNSLFALALPRDQYARAAGVGSSIFQLGLVAGPALGGALVAWASLTSAYAVSAVLAMSAALTLLSLRIEEPPPAKASPIFSSIGEGLRFVFGNQIILGAQALDMFAVLFGGAVAMLPAFVQEIFHYGPEGLGILRAAPAVGAIMIGIFLARHPINKHAGRWLLAAVAGFGVCIIAFAMSNYFWLAALLLMLSGICDGVSVVMRTTIMQLATPDTMRGRVASINGIFIGSSNELGAFESGLAARLMGLVPSVIFGGTMTLVVVSTTAFMAPRLRKLDLHHLH
- a CDS encoding CYTH and CHAD domain-containing protein: MAIETELKLHIAPENLIRLKRHPFLRSLSASRARTLKLYSIYYDTADLELRRQAMALRLRRAGKQFVQTLKGGGEVSAGLHQRNEWETPVPSEQLDFALLKAGGGQLPHGVRNRLQPVFVTEFSRNVRMLEFEGAEIELCMDSGEIRAGQSTGPISELELELKSGSPQQLFKLALALLNIVPMDVEHTSKAEYGYLLFSGAKPSVSKVRFPALKKLQPVTVALQSLISAFLSHVQSNVPGALLKLDEEYLHQVRVGLRRLRVVLAIAQRHRPDDAELAALRLQMARLCVELGRAREWDVFVTQTLVPILARLPDHDGLREVLNAADRMRKHQHAGMEGSLASQDFQRLLLRFGAWMHGLQSAESEATLEKFATRILDKRSKQVLVHGKGLLGEDPAQLHALRIACKKLRYSIDMFGALFPGSKSGNYLTVLTELQDILGVLNDIAVAHRLLAELDNAARHDTLMLVRGWMEHDYAERIAEFRKAWERYAAQKEFWH